The following are from one region of the Stanieria sp. NIES-3757 genome:
- a CDS encoding ferric reductase domain-containing protein has translation MLDLLLIASIGFLGSFGHCAGMCSPLAISFSLSQQNQAKSSWLSSLVFHILLNLGRITSYALIGAALGSISSLIFTGTIRQLMAIVMGLILIWLGLLRIKPDLVPNLPILHPFQGKLHDRLSQIMSRLASQTSWWTPAILGIFWGLIPCGFLYAAQIKAAESHNIWWGMAIMLAFGLGTMPTMVAVGLSASRLSRDRRSQLTRLGGWFTIAIGVLTLWRTDAMIDYTGHGALFLLMLALIARPIAKWWSVPLQYRRVIGVGAYFLAIAHTAHMFDHTLNWNLKSLPFMIPQHQLGLMMGMIALCLMTPAALTSFDRWQHILGRHWRQIHLFSLPALLLAAGHTILIGSHYLGELTWNWQTQLRVLIILAMTAGVMLFRILNPWQKANSTQKQNN, from the coding sequence GTGTTAGATTTACTTTTAATTGCTAGCATCGGATTTCTAGGTAGTTTCGGTCATTGTGCCGGAATGTGTAGCCCTTTAGCGATTTCTTTTTCTCTGTCACAGCAAAATCAAGCTAAATCTTCTTGGTTATCAAGTTTAGTTTTTCATATTCTCCTTAATCTCGGTAGAATTACTAGCTATGCTTTGATAGGTGCAGCTTTAGGTAGTATTAGTTCTTTGATTTTTACAGGGACAATCCGTCAATTAATGGCAATTGTGATGGGTTTAATCCTAATTTGGTTGGGTTTACTGCGGATTAAGCCAGATTTGGTACCCAATCTACCCATCTTACACCCTTTCCAAGGAAAACTGCACGATCGCTTGAGTCAAATCATGAGTCGTCTTGCGTCCCAAACCTCTTGGTGGACTCCTGCAATTTTAGGGATTTTTTGGGGTCTAATTCCCTGCGGTTTTCTTTATGCAGCACAAATTAAAGCAGCAGAATCCCATAATATCTGGTGGGGAATGGCAATTATGCTGGCTTTTGGATTGGGAACAATGCCTACTATGGTAGCAGTAGGATTATCAGCTTCTCGTTTAAGTCGCGATCGCAGAAGTCAATTAACTCGTTTGGGAGGTTGGTTTACTATCGCGATCGGAGTGTTAACTTTGTGGCGTACCGATGCCATGATCGATTATACGGGACATGGAGCATTATTTTTATTAATGTTAGCCTTAATTGCTCGTCCAATTGCTAAATGGTGGTCAGTACCTCTACAATACCGTCGCGTGATTGGTGTGGGAGCATATTTTTTAGCGATCGCTCATACTGCCCATATGTTCGACCATACCCTCAATTGGAATCTAAAGTCATTGCCATTTATGATTCCTCAGCATCAATTGGGTTTAATGATGGGAATGATTGCTTTATGTTTAATGACTCCCGCAGCCTTAACCAGTTTTGATCGTTGGCAACATATACTAGGTAGACATTGGCGACAAATTCATTTGTTTTCTCTCCCTGCCTTACTGCTAGCTGCTGGTCATACTATTTTAATTGGTTCTCACTATTTGGGAGAGTTAACTTGGAATTGGCAAACTCAATTACGGGTGTTGATAATTTTAGCCATGACTGCGGGAGTAATGCTGTTCCGAATTCTTAACCCTTGGCAAAAAGCTAATTCAACTCAAAAGCAAAATAATTAA